From Fusarium oxysporum f. sp. lycopersici 4287 chromosome 13, whole genome shotgun sequence, one genomic window encodes:
- a CDS encoding guanine deaminase has translation MPSLVVFRGAAIHSLDLQTLEFVDDATLIISNGVITGFWKNPADVPKDAFPSDAKIHTLSHGEFLIPGFVDTHNHAPQWPMRGLGQGLHILDWLDQVTFPFEARFSDPQYAKKMYEHTVQDFLRQGITTASYYGSRHAEATRILADICHAKGQRAFVGKCNMDRNAPDYLREQSAGDSLRETKECIAHIRALSPAGDGEEGLVKPVVTPRFAICCTDELLRGLGDMVQADDTLAMQTHFNEAQQEIDFTKELFPQFKGSEADLYESYGLLNKRSILAHCTIMTDYEKERLEALKCGIAHCPIANMTVGGGFMVAPIRDFLRRGIKCGLGTDSGGGWASQMLAVIRQAMIASNAREVMSKGEDKALSLEEVFYLATMGGAKVLCLENKIGNFEIGKEFDAIWVTTTTGLQSAMTPREEEDSLRGLFEKYVMTGDDRNVAQVFVKGRRVAGSQEYN, from the coding sequence ATGCCATCTCTCGTGGTGTTCCGCGGTGCAGCTATTCACTCTCTTGACCTCCAAACTCTGGAATTTGTTGACGATGCaactctcatcatcagcaacGGCGTCATCACAGGATTTTGGAAGAACCCTGCCGATGTCCCCAAAGATGCGTTTCCCTCAGATGCCAAAATCCATACTCTTTCTCATGGTGAATTTCTGATTCCGGGATTCGTCGACACTCATAATCACGCTCCTCAATGGCCGATGCGGGGTCTTGGCCAAGGCCTTCACATCCTCGATTGGCTCGACCAGGTGACGTTTCCCTTCGAAGCGCGCTTCTCTGATCCACAGTACGCGAAAAAGATGTATGAACATACCGTTCAGGACTTTCTGCGACAGGGAATCACGACTGCTTCGTACTATGGCTCCCGTCACGCTGAAGCGACGCGCATTCTAGCGGATATATGTCACGCGAAAGGCCAGCGCGCGTTTGTCGGAAAATGTAACATGGACAGAAATGCACCAGATTATCTTCGTGAGCAAAGTGCAGGGGACTCTCTTCGCGAGACCAAGGAGTGCATTGCTCATATTCGTGCCCTGAGCCCCGCTGGAGACGGTGAAGAGGGGTTGGTGAAGCCGGTTGTTACGCCAAGATTCGCAATCTGCTGCACTGACGAACTTCTTCGTGGGCTTGGTGATATGGTACAGGCAGATGATACTCTGGCCATGCAAACACATTTCAACGAAGCCCAGCAAGAAATTGATTTCACCAAGGAGCTCTTCCCGCAGTTCAAAGGGAGCGAGGCTGATTTGTATGAGAGTTACGGACTTCTTAACAAGCGCAGCATCCTTGCTCACTGCACCATCATGACCGACTACGAAAAGGAACGTCTTGAAGCACTGAAATGTGGCATCGCCCACTGTCCCATTGCCAACATGACAGTCGGCGGTGGTTTCATGGTAGCACCTATCCGCGATTTCCTCCGTCGCGGAATTAAATGCGGTCTTGGTACCGATAGTGGAGGCGGCTGGGCATCTCAGATGTTAGCAGTCATCAGACAAGCGATGATAGCTTCAAATGCCCGCGAGGTTATGTCCAAGGGCGAAGACAAGGCTCTTTCACTTGAGGAAGTATTCTACCTCGCAACTATGGGGGGCGCCAAGGTCCTATGTCTCGAAAACAAGATCGGAAACTTTGAAATTGGTAAGGAGTTCGATGCTATTTGGGTGACTACCACGACAGGACTACAGTCTGCTATGACTCCaagagaggaggaagactCACTGAGAGGATTGTTTGAGAAGTATGTTATGACGGGTGATGACAGGAATGTGGCACAGGTATTTGTCAAGGGCCGCAGAGTGGCAGGTAGCCAAGAGTACAATTAG